A window of the Roseovarius sp. S88 genome harbors these coding sequences:
- a CDS encoding sulfurtransferase/chromate resistance protein, with translation MPAPNAITVSQLNRLIGTPDCPDIVDVCIDEDFADDPFLIPGSRRHPHTDIPGLIETLKTPRAIIVCQKGLKLSQGVTAWLRSEGIEAEYLQGGMFGWREAKDSLRVPASALPQPMNGQTLWVTRHRPKIDRIACPWLIRRFVDRGARFLFVSPDDVEAVAEKFNAVPFDIEGVFWSHRGDACTFDTMLEEFKLTSPALSRMADVIRAADTNRNADHPVAAGLLALSVGLSRQFRDDHAQLEAGLTLYDALYRWARDGYEETHDWPSSRGA, from the coding sequence ATGCCTGCACCGAATGCAATTACTGTTTCCCAACTCAACCGCCTGATTGGCACGCCCGATTGCCCGGACATTGTTGATGTCTGCATCGACGAGGACTTTGCCGACGATCCGTTTCTTATCCCAGGATCGCGGCGGCATCCGCATACCGATATCCCCGGCTTGATCGAAACGCTGAAAACGCCGCGCGCGATCATTGTTTGTCAAAAGGGGCTGAAGCTCAGTCAGGGGGTGACAGCTTGGCTGCGCAGTGAAGGCATTGAGGCAGAGTATCTGCAAGGTGGCATGTTTGGCTGGCGCGAGGCCAAGGACAGTTTGCGAGTACCAGCAAGCGCCCTGCCCCAACCCATGAACGGTCAGACGCTCTGGGTGACGCGGCACCGGCCCAAGATTGACCGAATTGCCTGTCCCTGGCTTATTCGCCGCTTCGTTGACCGGGGGGCGCGGTTTCTCTTTGTCTCGCCCGACGATGTTGAGGCAGTGGCTGAGAAGTTCAACGCCGTGCCTTTTGATATCGAAGGCGTGTTCTGGTCGCATCGTGGCGACGCATGCACTTTTGATACCATGCTGGAGGAATTCAAACTGACCTCCCCGGCCCTGTCCCGCATGGCAGATGTCATTCGCGCCGCCGACACAAACCGGAATGCCGACCATCCCGTCGCTGCTGGCCTTCTGGCCTTGTCCGTTGGTCTGTCGCGCCAGTTCCGCGACGATCATGCCCAGCTTGAGGCGGGCTTGACGCTTTATGATGCCCTGTACCGCTGGGCACGAGATGGGTATGAGGAAACCCATGATTGGCCGAGCAGCCGGGGCGCATGA